From a region of the Microbacterium sp. nov. GSS16 genome:
- the pyrR gene encoding bifunctional pyr operon transcriptional regulator/uracil phosphoribosyltransferase PyrR, with product MSARTVLHEADIARALTRIAHEILESNRGADGLVLLGIPTRGVTLAERLGTIISGIAGTDIAVGSLDITLFRDDLSKHPTRAPKRTEIPAGGIDGRTVVLVDDVLFSGRSIRAALDALQSIGRPAAVRLAILVDRGHRELPIRPDFVGKNIPSSRAERVNLRLRELDGADEVTIES from the coding sequence TTGTCTGCACGCACAGTGCTGCATGAAGCCGATATCGCGCGCGCTCTGACGCGCATCGCCCACGAGATCCTCGAGTCGAACCGAGGCGCCGACGGGCTCGTGCTCCTCGGCATCCCGACCAGGGGAGTGACGCTCGCCGAACGGCTCGGCACGATCATCTCCGGCATCGCCGGCACCGACATCGCGGTGGGCTCGCTCGACATCACCCTGTTCCGCGACGACCTGTCGAAGCACCCGACCCGTGCGCCCAAGCGCACCGAGATCCCCGCCGGCGGCATCGACGGCAGGACCGTCGTGCTCGTCGACGACGTGCTGTTCTCGGGGCGCAGCATCCGCGCAGCGCTGGATGCCCTCCAGTCGATCGGTCGCCCCGCTGCAGTGCGTCTGGCGATCCTGGTGGATCGCGGCCACCGCGAGCTGCCCATCCGTCCCGACTTCGTCGGCAAGAACATCCCGTCCTCCCGCGCGGAACGAGTGAATCTGCGCCTTCGCGAGCTCGACGGAGCCGATGAGGTGACGATCGAATCATGA
- a CDS encoding aspartate carbamoyltransferase catalytic subunit produces the protein MRHLLDIRTLDREQALRILDVAEDMADTQSREVKKLPTLLGKTVVNLFFEDSTRTRISFEAAAKRLSADVINFAAKGSSVSKGESLKDTAQTLQAMGADAVVVRHSASGAPRTLATSGWISAGVVNAGDGTHEHPTQALLDAFTIRKRRHGSESRGRDLSGLRVVIVGDVLHSRVARSNVWLLSLLGADVTLVTPPTLVPQNVSQWPVRVIYDLDAALAEGPDAVMMLRIQAERMHAAYFPTEREYSRLWGLDAVRAASLPDDSIVMHPGPMNRGLEISSEAADSPRSTVLEQVTNGVSVRMAVLYLLLAGERNDEEGK, from the coding sequence ATGAGGCACCTGCTCGACATCCGCACCCTCGATCGCGAGCAGGCCCTGCGCATCCTCGACGTCGCCGAGGACATGGCCGACACGCAGTCGCGCGAGGTCAAGAAGCTTCCCACGCTCCTCGGCAAGACCGTCGTCAACCTCTTCTTCGAGGACTCCACCCGCACCCGCATCTCATTCGAAGCGGCGGCGAAGCGACTCTCCGCCGACGTGATCAACTTCGCGGCGAAGGGCTCCAGCGTGTCGAAGGGCGAGAGCCTGAAGGACACCGCCCAGACCCTGCAGGCGATGGGGGCGGATGCCGTGGTCGTGCGCCACTCGGCGTCCGGAGCACCCCGCACGCTGGCGACGAGCGGCTGGATCTCCGCCGGCGTGGTCAATGCGGGCGACGGCACGCACGAGCACCCGACCCAGGCTCTGCTCGACGCATTCACGATCCGCAAGCGCCGCCACGGCAGCGAGAGCCGTGGCCGCGACCTGTCTGGCCTGCGCGTCGTCATCGTCGGCGACGTGCTGCACTCCCGGGTGGCTCGCTCCAACGTGTGGCTGCTGTCGCTGCTCGGCGCCGACGTCACACTGGTCACCCCGCCGACGCTCGTACCGCAGAACGTGTCGCAGTGGCCCGTGCGAGTGATCTACGACCTCGACGCCGCACTGGCCGAGGGGCCGGACGCCGTCATGATGCTGCGCATCCAGGCGGAGCGGATGCACGCCGCGTATTTCCCCACTGAGCGGGAGTATTCCCGGCTATGGGGGCTCGACGCCGTGCGCGCGGCGAGCCTGCCGGACGATAGCATTGTGATGCACCCGGGGCCCATGAACCGCGGGCTGGAGATCTCATCCGAAGCCGCGGATTCGCCCCGCTCCACCGTGCTGGAGCAGGTCACGAACGGAGTCTCCGTGCGCATGGCCGTGCTCTATCTGCTGCTGGCAGGCGAGCGCAACGACGAAGAGGGGAAGTGA
- a CDS encoding dihydroorotase produces the protein MEGVRLLGRDSADIVIENGAIAEIGSGLTRAGARVIDAAGLVALPGLVDLHTHLREPGFEASETVLTGTQAAAAGGFTAVFAMPNTQPVADTAGVVEQELALGEAAGYATVQPIGAVTVGQKGERLAELGAMAGSRARVRVFSDDGFCVWDPLIMRRALEYVKSFDGVIAQHAQDPRLTEGAQMNEGVVSAELGLAGWPAVAEESIIARDVLLAEHVGSRLHVCHLSTAGSVDIIRWAKKRGIRVTAEVTPHHLLLTDDLVRDYDARYKVNPPLRTAEDVMAVREGLADGTIDIVATDHAPHPAENKACEWQAAANGMVGLESALRVVHQAMVETGQLDWADVARVMSAAPARIGRLDGFGALEVGRPAHVTLYDPSVPGVFTEADLHGRSHNSPYLGRELPGRVRWTIHGGVVTVDGGALVADLDARDVLSERSEPK, from the coding sequence ATCGAAGGCGTCCGGCTGCTCGGGCGCGACAGCGCAGACATCGTGATCGAGAACGGTGCCATCGCCGAGATCGGCTCGGGGCTCACCCGAGCGGGCGCGCGCGTCATCGACGCCGCGGGCCTGGTCGCGCTGCCCGGCCTCGTCGACCTGCACACGCACCTGCGTGAACCAGGGTTCGAAGCCTCCGAGACCGTGCTGACCGGCACGCAGGCAGCGGCGGCCGGCGGGTTCACGGCGGTCTTCGCGATGCCGAACACCCAGCCCGTCGCAGACACCGCGGGTGTCGTCGAGCAGGAGCTCGCCCTCGGCGAGGCCGCTGGCTACGCGACGGTGCAGCCGATCGGCGCCGTGACCGTCGGACAGAAGGGTGAGCGTCTCGCCGAACTGGGCGCCATGGCGGGATCCCGCGCCCGCGTGCGCGTCTTCAGCGATGACGGCTTCTGCGTGTGGGATCCGCTGATCATGCGGCGCGCGCTGGAGTACGTGAAGTCGTTCGACGGCGTCATCGCGCAGCACGCGCAGGACCCGCGTCTGACCGAGGGCGCGCAGATGAACGAGGGCGTCGTGTCGGCCGAGCTGGGCCTCGCGGGCTGGCCCGCCGTCGCCGAGGAGTCGATCATCGCCCGCGATGTGCTCCTCGCCGAGCACGTCGGCTCGCGTCTGCACGTGTGCCACCTCTCGACCGCCGGCTCCGTCGACATCATCCGGTGGGCGAAGAAGCGCGGCATCCGCGTGACGGCCGAGGTCACTCCCCACCACCTGCTGCTGACCGACGACCTCGTGCGCGACTACGACGCCCGCTACAAGGTGAACCCGCCCCTGCGCACCGCCGAGGACGTGATGGCCGTGCGCGAAGGCCTCGCCGACGGCACGATCGACATCGTCGCGACCGACCACGCCCCGCACCCGGCGGAGAACAAGGCGTGCGAATGGCAGGCCGCCGCGAACGGCATGGTCGGGCTCGAGAGCGCGCTGCGCGTCGTGCATCAGGCGATGGTCGAGACCGGCCAGCTCGACTGGGCGGACGTCGCTCGCGTGATGAGCGCCGCTCCCGCCCGCATCGGGCGCCTCGACGGCTTCGGCGCCCTCGAAGTCGGGCGGCCCGCGCACGTCACGCTGTACGACCCGAGCGTGCCCGGGGTGTTCACCGAGGCCGACCTGCACGGACGCAGCCACAACTCCCCGTACCTGGGACGCGAGCTGCCCGGCCGCGTGCGCTGGACCATCCACGGCGGCGTCGTGACCGTCGACGGCGGAGCCCTCGTCGCGGATCTCGACGCGCGCGATGTGCTGAGCGAGCGGAGCGAGCCGAAGTGA
- a CDS encoding PH-like domain-containing protein: MTRELAGLIIALVAALILLSMFIAWRRRLRRDAGLTAPLGVPEHADVTARYEVLYVATTAHDQPLERLAVSPLTYRARGELVLTDRGVALSLDGAPTVFLPSARLVAADRATVAIDRVVERDGLIRLVWRVADDVHVDSFIRPTSGGPSEIVPQLERLCAGAENGENS; the protein is encoded by the coding sequence GTGACTCGCGAGCTCGCGGGGCTGATCATCGCCCTCGTCGCCGCGCTGATCCTGCTCTCGATGTTCATCGCCTGGCGCAGGCGCCTGCGCCGCGACGCCGGCCTGACCGCTCCGCTCGGCGTGCCCGAGCACGCCGACGTGACCGCCCGGTACGAGGTGCTCTATGTCGCGACGACCGCGCACGACCAGCCGCTCGAGCGGCTCGCGGTCAGTCCGCTGACCTACCGCGCTCGGGGAGAGCTCGTGCTCACCGACCGAGGTGTCGCGCTGAGCCTCGACGGCGCACCGACGGTGTTCCTGCCGTCCGCGCGACTGGTCGCGGCAGACCGCGCCACCGTCGCCATCGACCGCGTCGTGGAGCGCGACGGTCTCATCCGCCTCGTGTGGCGGGTGGCCGACGACGTCCACGTCGATTCCTTCATCCGGCCCACCTCAGGCGGGCCCTCAGAGATCGTGCCGCAGCTCGAGCGCCTCTGCGCCGGTGCGGAGAACGGAGAGAACTCGTGA
- the carA gene encoding glutamine-hydrolyzing carbamoyl-phosphate synthase small subunit, with protein MTSPDQTAHGPSTGSRAQNAAVLVLEDGTRFEGRAYGARGTTLGEVVFATGMSGYQETLTDPSYAGQIVLQTAPHIGNTGMNREDQESSRIWVAGYIVRDPARRVSNWRSEESLDDALVREGIVGISGIDTRALTRRIRDTGSMRGGIFSGDAAGLDADEQLRQVTAAPEMAGQNLSATVSVTEPLVVAATTERIGNVAVIDLGIKQSTVDNLAALGFDVHVLPQSAGFDDIAATSPDAVFYSNGPGDPSASDEQVAVLRQVLDARIPYFGICFGNQLFGRALGLDTYKLTFGHRGINQPVIDKATGRVEITAHNHGFAVEAPLQGAFDSPHGYGKVEVSHVGLNDQVVEGLRALDIPAFSVQYHPEAAAGPHDAHYLFTRFRELVLASKKGAN; from the coding sequence GTGACATCCCCCGACCAGACCGCCCACGGCCCTTCGACGGGCTCAAGGGCCCAGAACGCCGCTGTGCTCGTTCTCGAGGACGGCACCCGCTTCGAAGGCCGCGCATACGGCGCGCGAGGCACCACGCTCGGCGAGGTCGTCTTCGCCACCGGCATGTCCGGCTACCAGGAGACGCTGACCGATCCCTCGTACGCCGGTCAGATCGTGCTGCAGACCGCGCCGCACATCGGCAACACCGGCATGAACCGCGAGGATCAGGAGTCCTCGCGCATCTGGGTCGCGGGATACATCGTGCGAGACCCCGCCCGCCGGGTGTCGAACTGGCGCTCCGAGGAGTCGCTCGACGACGCGCTCGTGCGCGAGGGGATCGTGGGGATCAGCGGCATCGACACGCGCGCCCTCACCCGTCGCATCCGCGACACGGGGTCGATGCGCGGCGGAATCTTCTCGGGCGACGCCGCCGGGCTGGACGCCGACGAGCAGCTGCGTCAGGTGACCGCCGCTCCCGAGATGGCGGGTCAGAACCTGTCGGCGACGGTGTCGGTCACCGAGCCCCTCGTCGTCGCCGCGACCACCGAGCGCATCGGGAACGTCGCCGTGATCGACCTGGGCATCAAGCAGTCCACCGTCGACAACCTCGCAGCGCTCGGCTTCGACGTGCACGTGCTGCCGCAGTCGGCCGGCTTCGACGACATCGCCGCGACATCTCCCGACGCGGTGTTCTACTCGAACGGCCCCGGCGATCCCTCGGCATCCGACGAGCAGGTGGCCGTGCTGCGCCAGGTGCTCGACGCGCGCATCCCGTACTTCGGCATCTGCTTCGGCAACCAGCTGTTCGGACGCGCGCTCGGGCTCGACACCTACAAGCTCACCTTCGGCCATCGCGGCATCAACCAGCCCGTCATCGACAAGGCCACCGGCCGGGTCGAGATCACGGCCCACAACCACGGCTTCGCCGTGGAGGCCCCGCTCCAGGGCGCATTCGACAGCCCGCACGGCTACGGGAAGGTCGAGGTGAGCCACGTCGGCCTGAACGACCAGGTCGTCGAGGGCCTCCGCGCCCTCGACATCCCGGCCTTCTCCGTGCAGTACCACCCCGAGGCGGCGGCGGGGCCGCACGACGCCCACTATCTCTTCACCCGATTCCGCGAGCTCGTCCTCGCCAGCAAGAAGGGCGCCAACTGA
- the carB gene encoding carbamoyl-phosphate synthase large subunit: MPKREDINSVLVIGSGPIVIGQACEFDYSGTQACRVLREEGVRVILVNSNPATIMTDPDFADATYIEPITPEVIETIIAKEKPDAILPTLGGQTALNAAMALHERGILDKYGVELIGAKVDAIRRGEDRQVFKELVIEAGADVAKSVICHTMDELIAGAAELGYPLVVRPSFTMGGLGSGFAYDETDLRRIGGAGLHDSPTNEVLLEESILGWKEYELELMRDTADNTVVVCSIENVDPVGVHTGDSITVAPALTLTDREYQKMRDISIDIIRSVGVDTGGCNIQFAVDPTNGRIIVIEMNPRVSRSSALASKATGFPIAKLAAKLALGYRLDEIPNDITGVTPASFEPTLDYVVVKVPRFAFEKFPAADATLTTTMKSVGEAMAIGRNYTTALQKALRSLEKRGSSFHWGDESRSVEELLEIAKTPTDGRIVVLQQALRKGATIEQAFDATAMDPWFLDQIVLINEVADSVASADELDRATLRLAKEHGFSDAQIAQLRGLDEAEVRSIRHGLDVRPVFKTVDTCAGEFPALTPYHYSSYDFETEVAPSERTKIVIIGSGPNRIGQGVEFDYSCVHASFALSDAGYETVMVNCNPETVSTDYDTSDRLYFEPLTLEDVLEVLDAEARSGTILGVVCQLGGQTPLGLAKGIEAAGYTVLGTSPAAIDLAEERELFARLLDDAGLVAPRNGTAIDVDGAVRIAEDIGYPVLVRPSFVLGGRGMEIVYDTPSLRDYFVRTAGEVVIEEGKPLLVDRFLDDAIELDVDALYDGTDLYIGGVMEHLEEAGIHSGDSSCTLPPVSLGRTDIDRVRTATLAIAEGVGVRGLLNVQFAISAGVLYVIEANPRASRTVPFVSKALGIPMAKAASRLMAGATIAELIDEGMLPAQDGSRVPLGAPVAVKEAVLPFKRFRTHDGKVVDSVLGPEMRSTGEVMGIDRDFPTAFAKSQSAAYGGMPTAGTVFISVADADKREVILPAHRLQQLGFTLVATEGTAEILSRNGIDAQVVAKYSETQENGERNIVDLINDGEIDIVVNTPSGGAARADGYEIRAAAVAADKALFTTMAVLGAAVTGMDATQSGFHVRSLQEYASDREAAR; this comes from the coding sequence ATGCCGAAGCGCGAAGACATCAACTCCGTCCTGGTCATCGGCTCCGGCCCGATCGTCATCGGTCAGGCCTGCGAGTTCGACTACTCGGGAACCCAGGCCTGCCGGGTGCTGCGCGAGGAGGGCGTGCGCGTCATCCTGGTCAACTCCAACCCGGCGACGATCATGACCGATCCCGACTTCGCCGATGCGACCTACATCGAGCCGATCACGCCCGAGGTCATCGAGACCATCATCGCCAAGGAGAAGCCGGATGCCATCCTGCCGACCCTCGGCGGTCAGACCGCGCTGAACGCCGCCATGGCGCTGCACGAGCGCGGCATCCTCGACAAGTACGGCGTCGAGCTCATCGGGGCCAAGGTCGACGCGATCCGTCGCGGCGAGGACCGCCAGGTGTTCAAAGAGCTCGTGATCGAGGCGGGCGCCGACGTCGCGAAGTCGGTCATCTGCCACACCATGGACGAGCTCATCGCCGGCGCAGCAGAGCTCGGCTACCCGCTCGTCGTGCGGCCCTCGTTCACGATGGGCGGCCTGGGCTCGGGCTTCGCCTACGACGAGACCGACCTCCGCCGCATCGGCGGCGCCGGCCTGCACGACTCGCCGACCAACGAGGTGCTGCTCGAGGAGTCGATCCTCGGGTGGAAGGAGTACGAGCTCGAGCTCATGCGCGACACCGCCGACAACACGGTCGTCGTCTGCTCGATCGAGAACGTCGACCCCGTCGGCGTGCACACCGGCGACTCGATCACCGTCGCGCCGGCGCTCACGCTCACCGACCGCGAATATCAGAAGATGCGCGACATCTCGATCGACATCATCCGCTCGGTCGGCGTCGACACGGGCGGCTGCAACATCCAGTTCGCCGTCGACCCGACCAACGGGCGCATCATCGTCATCGAGATGAACCCGCGTGTCTCGCGCTCGTCTGCCCTCGCCTCCAAGGCGACCGGATTCCCGATCGCGAAGCTCGCCGCCAAGCTCGCCCTCGGCTACCGCCTCGACGAGATCCCGAACGACATCACCGGCGTCACCCCGGCGAGCTTCGAGCCGACCCTCGACTACGTCGTGGTCAAGGTGCCCCGCTTCGCGTTCGAGAAGTTCCCGGCGGCCGACGCCACCCTCACCACCACCATGAAGTCGGTGGGCGAGGCGATGGCCATCGGGCGCAACTACACGACCGCGCTGCAGAAGGCGCTGCGCTCCCTCGAGAAGCGCGGCTCCAGCTTCCACTGGGGTGACGAGAGCCGTTCGGTCGAGGAGCTGCTCGAGATCGCGAAGACCCCGACCGACGGCCGCATCGTCGTGCTGCAGCAGGCGCTGCGCAAGGGCGCGACCATCGAGCAGGCCTTCGATGCGACGGCGATGGACCCGTGGTTCCTCGACCAGATCGTGCTGATCAACGAGGTCGCAGACAGCGTCGCCAGCGCCGACGAGCTCGATCGCGCCACCCTGCGTCTCGCCAAGGAGCACGGCTTCAGCGACGCGCAGATCGCGCAGCTGCGCGGCCTCGACGAAGCCGAGGTGCGCTCGATCCGTCACGGCCTCGACGTGCGTCCGGTGTTCAAGACCGTCGACACCTGCGCGGGGGAGTTCCCGGCCCTGACGCCGTACCACTACTCGAGCTACGACTTCGAGACCGAGGTCGCGCCGAGCGAGCGCACCAAGATCGTCATCATCGGCTCGGGCCCCAACCGCATCGGCCAGGGCGTCGAGTTCGACTACTCGTGCGTGCACGCGTCGTTCGCGCTCTCGGATGCCGGGTACGAGACCGTCATGGTCAACTGCAACCCCGAGACCGTGTCGACCGACTACGACACCTCCGACCGGCTGTACTTCGAGCCGCTGACCCTCGAGGACGTCCTCGAGGTGCTCGATGCCGAGGCCCGCAGCGGCACCATCCTCGGCGTCGTCTGCCAGCTCGGCGGACAGACGCCGCTGGGTCTGGCGAAGGGCATCGAGGCGGCGGGCTACACGGTGCTCGGCACCAGCCCCGCAGCGATCGACCTGGCCGAGGAGCGCGAGCTGTTCGCGCGCCTGCTCGACGACGCCGGTCTGGTCGCCCCGCGAAACGGCACGGCGATCGACGTCGACGGCGCGGTGCGCATCGCCGAGGACATCGGATACCCCGTGCTCGTGCGGCCGAGCTTCGTGCTCGGCGGCCGCGGCATGGAGATCGTCTACGACACCCCGTCGCTGCGCGACTACTTCGTGCGCACCGCGGGCGAGGTGGTCATCGAGGAGGGCAAGCCCCTGCTCGTGGACCGCTTCCTCGACGATGCGATCGAGCTCGACGTCGACGCCCTGTACGACGGCACCGATCTGTACATCGGCGGGGTCATGGAGCACCTCGAAGAGGCCGGCATCCACTCCGGCGACTCGAGCTGCACGCTGCCGCCCGTCTCGCTCGGCCGCACCGACATCGACCGCGTGCGCACGGCGACGCTCGCCATCGCGGAGGGCGTGGGCGTCCGGGGTCTGCTGAACGTGCAGTTCGCGATCAGCGCCGGTGTGCTCTACGTGATCGAGGCGAACCCCCGCGCGAGCCGCACCGTCCCGTTCGTGTCGAAGGCGCTGGGCATCCCGATGGCGAAGGCCGCGAGCCGCCTCATGGCGGGTGCGACGATCGCCGAGCTGATCGACGAGGGCATGCTGCCCGCGCAGGACGGATCCCGCGTGCCGCTGGGCGCTCCGGTCGCCGTGAAGGAGGCGGTGCTGCCGTTCAAGCGCTTCCGCACCCACGACGGCAAGGTCGTCGACTCGGTGCTCGGGCCCGAGATGCGCTCGACCGGCGAGGTCATGGGCATCGACCGCGACTTCCCGACCGCGTTCGCGAAGAGCCAGTCCGCCGCGTACGGCGGGATGCCGACGGCGGGCACCGTGTTCATCTCGGTCGCGGACGCCGACAAGCGCGAGGTCATCCTGCCGGCCCACCGCCTGCAGCAGCTCGGCTTCACCCTCGTCGCGACGGAGGGCACGGCCGAGATCCTCAGCCGGAACGGCATCGACGCGCAGGTCGTGGCGAAGTACAGCGAGACGCAGGAGAACGGCGAGCGGAACATCGTCGACCTGATCAACGACGGGGAGATCGACATCGTCGTGAACACCCCGTCCGGCGGCGCGGCCCGCGCCGACGGGTACGAGATCCGTGCCGCGGCGGTCGCCGCCGACAAGGCGCTGTTCACCACCATGGCCGTGCTCGGCGCCGCCGTGACCGGCATGGACGCCACCCAGTCCGGCTTCCACGTGCGCAGCCTTCAGGAATACGCCTCCGACCGTGAGGCCGCTCGATGA
- the pyrF gene encoding orotidine-5'-phosphate decarboxylase: protein MTQPFGARLRTAIDRLGPLCVGIDPHAALLDQWGLAQDAEGLRSFGLAVVEAAAGRAAVVKPQVAFFERFGSKGFAALEDVMAAARDAGLIVLADAKRGDIGSTMAGYAAAWLEAGSPLEADAVTISPYLGPESLRDTLTGAVRAGKGVFVLAATSNPEAAALQTAHTVDVAGGEEQTVAARVVRDVTWVNSSPAFDGALGPIGVVIGATVDRAVVGIDDEILTGTPVLAPGFGAQGATAADLTVRFGAVASNVLASESRSILAAGPGGMAEAISARNARYQEVLRG from the coding sequence ATGACCCAGCCGTTCGGAGCGCGTCTGCGCACGGCGATCGACCGTCTCGGTCCGCTGTGCGTCGGCATCGACCCGCACGCGGCCCTGCTCGACCAGTGGGGTCTGGCGCAGGACGCCGAGGGCCTGCGCTCGTTCGGTCTGGCCGTGGTCGAGGCCGCGGCCGGCCGAGCGGCGGTCGTGAAGCCGCAGGTCGCGTTCTTCGAGCGCTTCGGCTCGAAGGGCTTCGCCGCACTGGAGGACGTCATGGCCGCCGCGCGGGATGCCGGGCTGATCGTGCTCGCCGACGCCAAGCGCGGCGACATCGGGTCGACCATGGCCGGTTACGCCGCGGCGTGGCTCGAGGCCGGATCGCCCCTCGAAGCGGATGCGGTGACGATCAGCCCGTACCTCGGGCCGGAGTCGCTGCGCGACACCCTCACCGGAGCGGTGCGTGCAGGCAAGGGCGTGTTCGTGCTCGCTGCAACGAGCAACCCCGAGGCCGCCGCGCTGCAGACCGCGCACACGGTCGACGTGGCAGGCGGCGAGGAGCAGACGGTCGCGGCCCGAGTCGTCCGGGATGTCACCTGGGTCAACAGCTCGCCGGCCTTCGATGGCGCGCTCGGACCGATCGGCGTCGTGATCGGCGCCACGGTCGATCGCGCCGTGGTCGGCATCGACGACGAGATCCTGACCGGCACGCCCGTGCTCGCGCCGGGCTTCGGAGCACAGGGCGCCACTGCGGCCGACCTCACCGTCCGGTTCGGGGCGGTCGCGTCGAACGTGCTCGCCAGCGAGAGCCGCAGCATCCTCGCCGCGGGTCCTGGCGGCATGGCCGAGGCGATCAGCGCCCGCAACGCGCGATACCAGGAGGTACTCCGTGGCTGA
- the gmk gene encoding guanylate kinase — protein MAERPAVPDVDRVAASRRALERRRARAALKRDLSTRVVAPQAVLRQATEDADSDAATMRVTDFLMALPAIGAGKRDRVLEDLHIAPVKRLGGLGVRQRTALREWLDERFPPHRPRPARSRLLVLAGPTAVGKGTVAARIRETHPEIHLSVSATTRAPRPGEVDGVHYYFVDDTEFDRLIADRQLLEYAVVHNKHRYGTPRGPVDTALAEGRTVLLEIDLQGARQVRAAEPSASLVFLLPPSWDELVQRLVGRGTEDAEERARRLRTARVELAAQNEFDYLVVNADVATAAEEVVELSTDSARRPAP, from the coding sequence GTGGCTGAACGACCCGCCGTCCCCGACGTCGACCGCGTCGCCGCCTCCCGCCGGGCGCTCGAGCGACGTCGAGCGCGCGCCGCGCTCAAGCGCGACCTGAGCACGCGGGTCGTCGCACCCCAGGCCGTGCTGCGCCAGGCGACGGAGGATGCCGATTCCGACGCCGCCACGATGCGTGTCACCGACTTCCTGATGGCTCTGCCCGCCATCGGCGCCGGCAAGCGCGACCGTGTCCTCGAGGATCTGCACATCGCTCCGGTGAAGCGACTCGGCGGACTCGGCGTGCGCCAGCGCACCGCACTGCGGGAGTGGCTCGACGAGCGCTTCCCCCCGCACCGCCCGCGCCCGGCCCGCAGCCGGCTGCTCGTGCTCGCCGGCCCCACGGCCGTGGGCAAGGGCACGGTCGCTGCCCGCATCCGGGAGACCCATCCCGAGATCCACCTCTCGGTGTCGGCGACGACGCGCGCCCCCCGCCCCGGCGAGGTCGACGGAGTGCACTACTACTTCGTCGACGACACCGAGTTCGATCGCCTCATCGCCGACCGGCAGCTTCTCGAATACGCCGTAGTGCACAACAAGCACCGCTACGGCACACCGCGCGGTCCGGTGGACACCGCACTGGCCGAAGGCAGGACAGTGCTGCTCGAGATCGATCTGCAGGGAGCCAGGCAGGTGCGGGCCGCCGAGCCGTCGGCATCCCTCGTCTTCCTGCTGCCGCCCAGCTGGGACGAACTCGTCCAGCGTCTCGTCGGCCGCGGCACCGAGGACGCCGAGGAGCGCGCCCGCCGACTGCGCACTGCGCGGGTGGAGCTGGCCGCGCAGAACGAGTTCGATTACCTCGTCGTGAACGCCGACGTCGCCACCGCGGCCGAAGAGGTCGTAGAATTGTCCACAGACTCTGCGCGTCGCCCGGCTCCCTGA
- the rpoZ gene encoding DNA-directed RNA polymerase subunit omega has translation MAGHNNGIIDPPIDNLLERVESKYELVIYASKRARQINDYYSDLHEGNLFDNVGPLVDSSVEDKPLTIALHEINEDKLRIRHAE, from the coding sequence ATGGCCGGACACAACAACGGCATCATCGACCCGCCCATCGACAACCTTCTCGAGCGCGTCGAGTCGAAGTACGAGCTCGTGATCTACGCGTCGAAGCGCGCACGGCAGATCAACGACTACTACTCCGACCTGCACGAGGGGAACCTCTTCGACAACGTCGGTCCGCTCGTCGACTCCTCGGTCGAGGACAAGCCCCTCACGATCGCCCTGCACGAGATCAACGAGGACAAGCTGCGCATCCGTCACGCTGAGTGA